DNA sequence from the Desulfobulbaceae bacterium genome:
TTTTCTACAGAAGAGATAGAAGAGACAATCGAACAAACCTGTGGCACCTACGCCGGTTCTTCAGAAGAAGCGGTTTTAGGGCCAATTGTTGCCTCTTCCGGAAAAGCCCTGCTGCGGGTTGCCCATATCCAGATTACCGATCACATCATTTTGGGAATCCTAAAGGATCAAATCGCCAGAGGCGAAGTGACGCCAAAGCATTTTGAGCTGGAAACCAATTGCATGAATGGCTGGAACCCAGTCGAGCTGGCCTTAGAAAAAGGACACGTAGACGCCGCCTTTATTTTAGCACCAATTGCCCAAGACCTCTTCAAACATGAAACCCCTATCAAATTAACCCTGCTTGCCCATCGTGGGGGAAGCATGTTTGTCAGCAATACCCGTGGCAGCTACAACACCCCATCCACCTCCTTTTTCAAACAAAAATCTTTTCTAATCCCCCATAAACTTTCGATCCACCACATGCTCACGCACATGTTTTTCGATAAGCTCGGGCTCAAGGCAAGTCTTGAAAAAGGTGCAGACGTTGACATCAACCTGGAGGTTGTCGCCCCGATAAATATGTCTAAATTTTTAAAGGAGGATGAAAATATAGGTGGTTTTATGGTGGCGGAGCCCATCGGCTCCGAATCGGTCAACGCAGGGATCGCCACATCCAAATTCCTTTCCAACGAACTCTGGTCGGACCACCCATGCTGTGTCGTCGCCATGCGCGATGACTTCACTTCTCGCTTTTCCGATGCAACCTATGAGTTTGTGGATCTTTTAATCAAAGCCGGAAAATTTGTCGGCAGCAACCCAGAACTGTCTGCCAAGATAGCAGTGAAATTCCTCGACCCAAAAGGCGAACTGGAACTCAAAGAGCCAATTCTCCACAAGGTGCTTACAGATCCCCTCGGCATTAAGACCGACAACCTTTTTCCCGTCCTCCAGGATTTTGAGAACACCCAGCGCTACATGTTTGAGAACATGGGAGTTGGGTCTATTATTGATCTCAACAAATTTATCGACACCAAATATGCTGAAGCTGCCTGCCCAAACTTGCAGCCCAGTCCAGGTAAACTGAACACCCACATTAGAATTATCAGTGAAATAATGAGTAGAACGGAACAGCCGCCACTCTCATAAATGCAACCGGGCCTTGGAGGAGTGCAGGCCTCTTCTTTTGGTTCGGCTTTTAACTGCACAGATCGTTTATTTTTTTATAAAAAGGTAGCACGAAAGTGCTATCAAGATCACAGCGAGTATGCGACTAAACCCTGCGGTTGAGACCTGGTCAACCAGGCGCGCGCCCACCTGAGCGCCGACCACACCCCCAAGTCCAAGCAACAAACATCGGCAAGAGCACTGTGTTTGCCGCCATTATCTTATCCTCCAAACAGATTTTGATGATCAATCTTAAGGCATCGATCCATGACAACAGTAAGGCCTGCAGACCTCGCCTTGGCGGCGGCAGCCTCATGCACAACACCCAACTGCATCCAGACAGTTTTTGCCCCTACCGCAATAGCACTATCAACGATTCCAGGCACATCATTGAGGTTACGAAATATATCGACAACATCAATATGGCCAGGAATCGATTGCAGATCAGGATAGCAGGTCAATCCCAAAATAGTGTCGTGGCCAGGATTAACCGGTATAACGGTATAGCCGTGATCAAGAAGATACTGAGCAACCTGATGACTCGGGCGGGTTGCTTTTGGCGACAAGCCAACCACTGCAACGCTGCGCATCGCTTTTAAAATCTTACCGTAGTCAACAACCGTAAACTGTTTAAGCATATTCTACCATTCTCAAATTGTTCTTGCCTGACTTCATTGCTGTTGTATATGCTGTATACTATGAGTTCTTTAAGAGTCAATAGATTCCTAGACTTTTAACTACTCACCAAGCCGCCATTTATGTCCCAATTGTTTCTTGACGGCCCCTAAATAAATTCAGCACAGGTTTTTTTAATGTCAGAGAAGCTTAACGAATGGATACAAAAAATCACAGATTGTGACTTTCCTGTTTTCAAATCAACAGTGAGTTCAATCTCCAAAGTCACTTCAACCGACGATGCATCCGCCAGTGAACTGGCTTCAATAATTCTGCGCGATCCGTCCCTGACCGCCAAAATCCTTAAATTTTCCAACAGTTCTTACTACAACTTATCACACAGTCAAACCTCGACGATATCCAGAGCTGTTGTCCTGATGGGTTTTGAAGTCGTTCGTGACCTCAGCCTCTCTGTGGCCGTTATCGAATCAATACTTAGCAGCCAAAACCAACAGGTAGTCACTGAATTAATGGCAAAATCATTTCACGCAGCATCCCAAGCACGTTCGATCGCCGCCGAAAAAGGTGAAGCCAATCTGGAGGAGGTTTTCATCGCCACGCTCATGCACAATATTGGCGAAATGGCCTTCTGGTGTACAGCTGAAGAAAACGATGTTAAGGAGATGCAAAAAGCCCTTTCGGAGTGTGGTTCTGCCAAGGAGGCACAAAAAAAAGTTCTCGGCTTCACACTTACAGAGTTAAGCCGCGCACTCGTAGAGCAATGGGGGCTAAGCCCACAGCTTTCTGAGGCCTTCAGAAAAGATGACAAAACCTCATCGCTTATGCAATCTATGGCCCTTGGCGAAGAGATTGCGGAAACCGTTCCCTCTGGCTGGGACACTGACGCGGCAACAAAGGTCTATCGCAAAGTTGCAGCACAACTCAACCTGAGTTCCCGGGAGAGTAAAACCCTGGTCAAAGAAGCCGCACAAAAAGCTGCAAAAGTTGCCACTCTCTATGGAATTCCAACTATTGCTAAACTCATCCCCGGCTTCGAATCGACGATTGAATCCCCAGACGATAAACCGGGTGAGATCGTCAAATTCCCGGATCCCGACCCCCTGGTGCAGTTGAAAGTCCTGCGTGAACTTTCCGGCCTGATCAAAACGAATCCGGATCTTAATCTCATTCTTGAAATACTCCTCGAAGGTATTCACCGTGGCATCGGAATGGATCGGGCCATATTCGCCCTCTATGTCCCGCTTCGCTCACAAATCCGGGCCAAATATGCAGTTGGCGTCAATGCAGAAGAGCTGCACAACAGTTTCTCTGTCAACGTCGGAGATATGACCAGCAACCCCTTTTCTGAGGCCCTCTTTGACGGTGCGGCCAGCATGTGGCTCAACTATAGTTCCTGGCAGCGCTATTCAGTACACATCGGCAAGTCAATTTTCGATATGCTTGGCACAAAGGAGTTTTTTATATCCCCGGTCATAATCAACGGTCGACCAATCGGGCTGTTTTACGCCGACAGGCTACCCAGCAAAAGAGCCCTTGACAAGACAAGCTTTGAAAGTTTTGACCATTTCGCTCATCAGGCTTCTTTCAGTATTGAGCTGATAAGCAATAGAATGGCCAGCCATAAAACAGCCTGATCTGCCGCGTCATTGCCAGGTAGCAACTGTCTGATCGCCCAACAAAAAGTGCTATGATCGACTTGATCTTCAGTATAATCGTAAGTACTGTAGCTATCAGCCAACAAACTCTTTCCCCAACGAGGTAAAACCATGTGCCAGATGAGTATAATACTTGAAAAAAACGATCAGAAAGAAAAAATCATGGATAATGCCGCCAGACTTGAAGTTACGGCTGACGGCATACAGATAAACACCCTCTTTGAGCCCCCTCAGCTCGTAGCCGGAGTCGTTCTCAAGGAGATCGACTTTCTTGACGGGGTGGTCACGCTCGTGCAGAGATAACCCTTCCCATTAGCGCAGTATCCCAAGAGTGACAATTTCCATAAAACTGGAGACATGAAACTCAGCTGCAAGTGCTTGGTTTTTAAAGGCAATCATCCTCATTCCAACCGCCTCAGTATGCTGCCTGTCAATTTGAGAATCACCTATATATATTGATTCCTCAACAGTACACTTAAAGTGCGCTAATATCTTGTGGAGCGCTTCCGGGTGAGGTTTTGGGTTATCAACATCAAGAGCTGTTACTACCATCTGGAAATGCTCGGCAAGATTAAACATATCCAGCACAGTTTTCATTGTGCTGGAGCGATTCGTGCTGATGGCTGTGTTGAATCGGGGTTTTAAAAACCGCAAAAACTCGATCAAATCCGACTCAATGAGCATGTGTCTTAAATACGGCGTATAATCAAGCTGCTTCCTGTACTCATCTGCTTTCCTATAATCATCCGGGTAATTTCTATAAATCTGGCGAACAGAATCCTCAACATGGTGGGCATGGACATAGTCCAGCTCTTCATCAGACATCGGGGGATGACCAAACCTGGCCAGAATGTGATTATAATATTCAAGATTTGCATTTTTGGAGTCAAACATGACGCCATCACAGTCAAAAATTACAAGTTTCAAGTCAGGCATATCAGTTCTTTATGTCAAAAAAAATATGGATTATGGATGAAATATCAAGTTTGCTGTCGACAATAGAGGCGTCTTGCTTGGAGACCTCACTTAATACTGATGAAACAACACTAACATGAAGCAACACTAACATTGCGCTTTTAAACAAAGGGATTTAAATACTTACAACAAAAAACTCAAACTGAAAATACGTTATGGAAAAACAGACCGATTTTCTAATCATCGGCAGCGGCATTGCCGGACTTTCTTTTGCCCTGAAGGCGGCAACTCTTGGCAGTGTAACAATCATTACCAAGAAGAACAAGATTGACACGGCAACTAACCTGGCCCAAGGCGGTATTGCCGCAGTCCTTGACTCAAGCGATTCTTTCGAAATGCACATTGCCGACACCCTGAGGGCAGGGGCCGGGATTTGTAACGAAGAGATTGTTCGAATGGTCGTGGAAAGCGGCCCGGAGAGAATAAAAGAGCTCATTGCCCTGGGCGTGGCCTTTCAAAAATCTGCTGATAAAAATGATCTCGATCTTGGTAAAGAAGGTGGTCATTCTGCCCGCCGCATTGCCCATGCCTGTGACCTTACCGGGCGAGAGATTGAGAATTCGCTTCTTACCAGAGCCTCCAGCCACCCCCGGATAACCATTCTTGAAAACCACATCGCCATTGATCTCCTGATTGGCTCAAAAGCTGGAATCACCCCACTTGCAGAAATCGGAAAGGACCGCTGCCTGGGTGCTTACGTACTTGAGCGTAATACCGGTGAAATCCACACCTTTCAAGCCAAAACGACAATCCTTTGCTCAGGGGGCAGCGGCAAGGTCTATCTGTATACCACAAACCCTGACATTGCCACTGGCGATGGTGTGGCAATGGCTTACAGGGCCGGAGCCCAGGTGGCAAATCTGGAGTTTGTACAGTTTCACCCGACCTGTCTTTATCACCCAAAAACCAAAAATTTTCTCATATCGGAAGCTGTGCGAGGTGAGGGCGGCAGGCTCATTGACGAAGCAGGCAATGCCTTTATGACACATTATGATCCCCGCGGTGATCTGGCTACCCGTGATGCTGTTGCCCGCGCAATTGATACAGAGATGAAAGCCAGCGGCGATGACTCCGTTTATCTGGATATAAGTCACAAAGAGTCCGCCTTCGTAAAAAAACGTTTTCCCAATATTTACACTACCTGTCTATCACTGGGGATTGATATCACCAAAGAGCCAATACCTGTTGTGCCGGCAGCACATTATATGTGTGGCGGTGTTGTCACCAATGCCTCAGGGAAAACAACTATTGACAATCTTTATGCCCTTGGCGAAACAGCAAATACCGGTCTGCATGGCGGCAACCGTCTTGCCAGCAACTCTCTCCTAGAGGCTGTTGTTTTTGCCCATCAAGCTTTCCTTCAGTGTCAGCG
Encoded proteins:
- a CDS encoding CoA-binding protein, producing MLKQFTVVDYGKILKAMRSVAVVGLSPKATRPSHQVAQYLLDHGYTVIPVNPGHDTILGLTCYPDLQSIPGHIDVVDIFRNLNDVPGIVDSAIAVGAKTVWMQLGVVHEAAAAKARSAGLTVVMDRCLKIDHQNLFGG
- the nadB gene encoding L-aspartate oxidase; the encoded protein is MEKQTDFLIIGSGIAGLSFALKAATLGSVTIITKKNKIDTATNLAQGGIAAVLDSSDSFEMHIADTLRAGAGICNEEIVRMVVESGPERIKELIALGVAFQKSADKNDLDLGKEGGHSARRIAHACDLTGREIENSLLTRASSHPRITILENHIAIDLLIGSKAGITPLAEIGKDRCLGAYVLERNTGEIHTFQAKTTILCSGGSGKVYLYTTNPDIATGDGVAMAYRAGAQVANLEFVQFHPTCLYHPKTKNFLISEAVRGEGGRLIDEAGNAFMTHYDPRGDLATRDAVARAIDTEMKASGDDSVYLDISHKESAFVKKRFPNIYTTCLSLGIDITKEPIPVVPAAHYMCGGVVTNASGKTTIDNLYALGETANTGLHGGNRLASNSLLEAVVFAHQAFLQCQRDWPAISKQHFHNLPSWFPGKAERIEECILITHTWDQIRRLMWNYVGIVRSEKRLLLVKNRLAPILSEVNQHYEDFLLTADLVELRNIAMMAELIVTSALLRKESRGLHYLAEFPTADNINWRKYSILQKHHSPTYQQII
- a CDS encoding CooT family nickel-binding protein; its protein translation is MSIILEKNDQKEKIMDNAARLEVTADGIQINTLFEPPQLVAGVVLKEIDFLDGVVTLVQR
- a CDS encoding HDOD domain-containing protein — protein: MSEKLNEWIQKITDCDFPVFKSTVSSISKVTSTDDASASELASIILRDPSLTAKILKFSNSSYYNLSHSQTSTISRAVVLMGFEVVRDLSLSVAVIESILSSQNQQVVTELMAKSFHAASQARSIAAEKGEANLEEVFIATLMHNIGEMAFWCTAEENDVKEMQKALSECGSAKEAQKKVLGFTLTELSRALVEQWGLSPQLSEAFRKDDKTSSLMQSMALGEEIAETVPSGWDTDAATKVYRKVAAQLNLSSRESKTLVKEAAQKAAKVATLYGIPTIAKLIPGFESTIESPDDKPGEIVKFPDPDPLVQLKVLRELSGLIKTNPDLNLILEILLEGIHRGIGMDRAIFALYVPLRSQIRAKYAVGVNAEELHNSFSVNVGDMTSNPFSEALFDGAASMWLNYSSWQRYSVHIGKSIFDMLGTKEFFISPVIINGRPIGLFYADRLPSKRALDKTSFESFDHFAHQASFSIELISNRMASHKTA
- a CDS encoding HAD hydrolase-like protein; the protein is MPDLKLVIFDCDGVMFDSKNANLEYYNHILARFGHPPMSDEELDYVHAHHVEDSVRQIYRNYPDDYRKADEYRKQLDYTPYLRHMLIESDLIEFLRFLKPRFNTAISTNRSSTMKTVLDMFNLAEHFQMVVTALDVDNPKPHPEALHKILAHFKCTVEESIYIGDSQIDRQHTEAVGMRMIAFKNQALAAEFHVSSFMEIVTLGILR
- a CDS encoding response regulator: MPTFSTDMKILLVEDTKSMRRIEIKILKSIGLENIIEAEDGVVAVEILEERDDIDLIISDWNMPNMGGYELLVWVRKSATYGHVPFIMATAQADKAQANKAKEAGVSGFIPKPFSTEEIEETIEQTCGTYAGSSEEAVLGPIVASSGKALLRVAHIQITDHIILGILKDQIARGEVTPKHFELETNCMNGWNPVELALEKGHVDAAFILAPIAQDLFKHETPIKLTLLAHRGGSMFVSNTRGSYNTPSTSFFKQKSFLIPHKLSIHHMLTHMFFDKLGLKASLEKGADVDINLEVVAPINMSKFLKEDENIGGFMVAEPIGSESVNAGIATSKFLSNELWSDHPCCVVAMRDDFTSRFSDATYEFVDLLIKAGKFVGSNPELSAKIAVKFLDPKGELELKEPILHKVLTDPLGIKTDNLFPVLQDFENTQRYMFENMGVGSIIDLNKFIDTKYAEAACPNLQPSPGKLNTHIRIISEIMSRTEQPPLS